A region of Polynucleobacter sp. JS-Mosq-20-D10 DNA encodes the following proteins:
- a CDS encoding NAD(P)/FAD-dependent oxidoreductase, giving the protein MDHQNQSSPPGIVIIGSGLAGYTVIRELRKIDKAIPITLVTREPGYFYSKPMLSTALASNKSAEQLVSTNAEGMATQLDITILGDADVTTIDTGTQTVTTSKGSISYGKLVLGLGADQIRLPLEGNAANEVITVNDLEDYAQFRKTIGGKKRIAILGAGLIGCEFANDLVLGSYEVDVIDLAPQALGRLLPEEAAQLLQAKLSAAGVRWHFATTVQSIDRSGDSLSITLANGSVINSDAFLSAVGLRPRLDLAQAAGIATVAGITVNRQLETSAKHVYAIGDCAEVEGLVLPYVMPIMQAARALAPNLLGQAIALSYPAMPVMVKTPALPTIVSPPAKDAVGDWKINSIEGGLEARFESSDGKLLGFALMGTATAQRGALTKELPPIL; this is encoded by the coding sequence TTGGATCATCAGAATCAATCATCCCCACCAGGGATTGTCATTATTGGTAGCGGCTTAGCTGGCTACACCGTCATTCGCGAGCTTCGCAAAATAGATAAGGCAATTCCAATTACCCTAGTAACAAGGGAGCCAGGTTACTTTTATTCAAAGCCGATGCTCTCTACAGCATTGGCAAGCAACAAATCTGCAGAGCAATTGGTCTCTACTAACGCTGAGGGTATGGCAACACAGCTAGATATTACGATTTTGGGAGACGCTGATGTCACTACAATTGATACCGGCACACAAACAGTCACCACTTCTAAAGGCAGTATTTCCTATGGAAAGCTAGTGCTAGGATTAGGCGCTGATCAAATTCGTTTACCTTTAGAAGGCAATGCAGCTAATGAGGTCATTACAGTCAATGATCTAGAAGACTATGCACAATTTCGCAAGACAATTGGAGGCAAAAAACGAATCGCTATTTTAGGCGCAGGCCTCATTGGATGCGAGTTTGCGAACGATTTAGTTCTAGGTTCATACGAAGTAGATGTCATCGATTTAGCACCTCAGGCTTTGGGCAGACTTCTTCCTGAGGAAGCAGCACAATTACTGCAAGCTAAACTCAGTGCAGCAGGCGTGCGTTGGCACTTCGCCACTACCGTGCAATCGATTGATCGAAGCGGTGACTCTCTCTCAATTACGCTTGCCAACGGATCAGTAATTAATAGCGATGCATTTCTATCAGCTGTTGGTTTAAGACCTCGCTTAGATTTAGCTCAAGCAGCCGGAATTGCAACAGTCGCAGGCATTACCGTTAATCGTCAATTAGAAACTAGCGCCAAGCATGTTTATGCCATTGGCGACTGCGCTGAAGTCGAGGGCCTGGTTCTACCTTATGTCATGCCGATCATGCAGGCAGCACGGGCTTTAGCCCCTAACCTGCTTGGACAGGCGATTGCCCTCAGCTATCCCGCTATGCCAGTCATGGTGAAGACTCCTGCCCTACCAACTATTGTTTCACCACCAGCCAAAGATGCGGTCGGTGATTGGAAAATAAATTCAATCGAAGGTGGTCTTGAAGCGCGCTTTGAATCTAGTGACGGTAAGTTACTCGGCTTTGCTCTGATGGGAACAGCTACTGCACAACGTGGCGCACTGACAAAAGAGTTACCACCGATCTTGTAA
- a CDS encoding urate hydroxylase PuuD has protein sequence MSSIFTSLGRTVLAGFVLLALIVLVLGANLSSVELPFLFRWIHVMVGVMWIGLLWYFNFVQIPSMSKIPDEQKPAIGKVIAPTALFWFRWAALLTVLSGLILSILNGYAHQAFTLQAPFRAIGLGMWIALIMAFNVWFIIWPNQKRALGIVSVEPDVKAKSARIAMLTSRFNTMLSVPMLFLMSAQSHNATWFVIAS, from the coding sequence ATGTCATCCATCTTTACCTCATTAGGCCGCACTGTTCTAGCCGGCTTTGTGCTACTTGCATTGATTGTCTTAGTCTTAGGTGCGAACCTGAGCTCGGTTGAGTTGCCATTCTTATTCCGCTGGATTCACGTGATGGTTGGCGTGATGTGGATAGGCTTACTTTGGTATTTCAATTTTGTGCAGATTCCATCCATGTCAAAGATTCCGGATGAGCAAAAGCCAGCAATTGGAAAAGTAATCGCTCCAACAGCGCTCTTTTGGTTCCGTTGGGCTGCACTATTGACCGTACTGAGCGGCTTGATCTTATCCATATTGAACGGATATGCGCATCAAGCATTCACTTTGCAGGCACCTTTCCGTGCAATCGGTTTAGGTATGTGGATTGCCTTGATTATGGCGTTCAACGTTTGGTTCATTATTTGGCCAAATCAAAAACGTGCTCTAGGTATCGTTTCAGTTGAGCCTGATGTCAAAGCAAAGTCTGCACGCATTGCGATGTTGACTTCCCGCTTCAATACAATGCTTTCTGTTCCAATGCTATTTTTGATGAGCGCTCAGTCACACAACGCAACGTGGTTTGTGATTGCCTCATAA
- a CDS encoding 3-hydroxybutyrate dehydrogenase has protein sequence MSHLKGKTALVTGSTSGIGLAMAIGLAKQGANIMVNGFGEKDAAIAAIKACGVEVEYHGADMSKPAEIEDLIKQTEKRFGSLDILVNNAGIQHTANIEDFPADQWESIIAINLSSAFYTSHHALPGMKQRNWGRIINIASVHGLVGSIQKSAYVAAKHGIVGLTKVTALENAKTGITCNAICPGWVLTPLVQKQVDARAEREGISNEEAKKALVSEKQPSGEFVAPEQLAALAVFLCSPDASEVRGAAWNMDGGWTAQ, from the coding sequence ATGTCTCATTTAAAAGGTAAAACAGCTCTTGTCACCGGATCAACTAGTGGTATTGGTTTGGCAATGGCTATTGGTTTAGCAAAGCAGGGTGCCAACATTATGGTGAATGGCTTTGGTGAAAAAGATGCCGCAATTGCTGCTATCAAAGCTTGTGGTGTTGAAGTGGAATATCACGGCGCTGATATGAGTAAGCCTGCCGAGATTGAGGATCTCATCAAGCAAACTGAAAAACGTTTTGGCTCGCTAGATATATTAGTAAACAATGCAGGGATTCAGCACACAGCGAATATCGAAGACTTTCCCGCCGATCAGTGGGAGTCTATTATTGCTATCAACTTAAGCTCAGCCTTTTACACCTCTCATCATGCCCTGCCTGGAATGAAGCAGCGTAACTGGGGTCGCATCATCAACATCGCCTCTGTTCATGGCTTAGTTGGCTCCATTCAAAAATCGGCTTACGTAGCAGCAAAGCATGGCATTGTTGGTTTAACCAAGGTGACAGCTTTAGAGAATGCTAAAACGGGGATTACTTGTAACGCAATTTGTCCAGGCTGGGTTTTGACTCCCTTGGTTCAAAAGCAAGTAGATGCCCGCGCAGAGCGTGAAGGGATTTCGAATGAAGAGGCCAAAAAAGCCTTGGTGTCTGAGAAGCAGCCCTCCGGTGAATTCGTGGCTCCAGAGCAATTGGCGGCACTAGCGGTTTTCCTTTGCAGTCCAGATGCCTCTGAAGTCCGTGGAGCTGCCTGGAATATGGATGGTGGCTGGACTGCTCAATAA
- a CDS encoding YqaA family protein, with product MEQMFSHFFDFFGMPSIGLPAVFISAFISATLLPVGSEPILFGYVSANPHLYWIAIMVATIGNTLGGMFDWWLGLISRNSFESLKGPTNSRMQRWLEERGPKMLLLSWLPGFGDPLCLAAGWLRLAWGPCLIYMFIGKLLRYLTMTWLLTLVPTSLWHQLGHWLHII from the coding sequence ATGGAGCAAATGTTCAGTCATTTCTTTGACTTCTTTGGCATGCCATCGATTGGTTTGCCAGCGGTATTTATCAGCGCCTTTATCTCTGCAACCTTACTACCTGTTGGCTCAGAGCCCATACTGTTTGGGTACGTTTCAGCCAATCCCCACTTATATTGGATCGCCATTATGGTTGCCACTATCGGCAATACATTAGGGGGGATGTTTGATTGGTGGCTCGGACTGATTAGCCGTAACAGTTTTGAATCCCTTAAAGGACCCACCAATAGCAGAATGCAGCGCTGGCTCGAAGAGCGGGGGCCAAAGATGCTCTTGTTATCTTGGTTGCCTGGCTTTGGTGACCCCTTGTGTTTGGCAGCAGGCTGGCTTAGGCTGGCTTGGGGCCCATGCTTAATCTATATGTTTATTGGTAAGTTACTGCGTTATCTCACGATGACCTGGTTATTAACTTTGGTACCAACAAGCCTTTGGCACCAGTTAGGGCATTGGCTGCACATAATCTAA
- a CDS encoding acyl-CoA dehydrogenase family protein, with protein MNHPIPKPDQYQDMREALRDLCGSFDSAYWQKVDHERDYPEAFVDAMAQAGWLAALIPEEYGGSGLGLAEASVIMEEINFSGGNAGSCHGQMYNMGTLLRHGSDLQKKLYLPKIATGELRLQSMAVTEPTTGTDTTKLKTTAVKKGDKYIVNGQKVWISRIQHSDLMILLARTTPLAEVQKKSEGMSIFIVNLKDAIGNGMAIQPIANMVNHETNEVFFDNLEIPAENLIGEEGKGFKYILDGLNAERVLIAAECIGDAYWFVDKSRRYANDRVVFDRPIGKNQGIQFPIADSFIETEAANLMRFKACELFDNNQACGAESNMAKYLAAKASWEAANVCLQTHGGFGFATEYDVERKFRETRLYQVAPISTNLIYSYVAEHILGLPRSF; from the coding sequence ATGAATCACCCCATACCCAAGCCAGACCAATATCAAGACATGCGTGAAGCTTTACGTGACCTCTGTGGCAGCTTTGACTCTGCTTACTGGCAAAAGGTTGATCATGAGCGTGATTATCCCGAGGCGTTTGTAGATGCCATGGCTCAAGCGGGCTGGTTAGCGGCATTAATTCCCGAGGAATATGGTGGCTCTGGCTTAGGTTTGGCCGAGGCTTCAGTCATCATGGAGGAGATTAATTTTTCCGGCGGGAATGCGGGCTCTTGTCATGGGCAGATGTACAACATGGGCACCTTGCTGCGGCATGGCTCCGACCTACAGAAGAAACTCTACCTCCCGAAAATCGCGACCGGTGAATTACGACTCCAGAGTATGGCGGTAACTGAACCGACTACGGGCACCGATACCACCAAACTCAAAACTACTGCTGTCAAAAAAGGTGATAAGTACATTGTGAATGGTCAGAAGGTTTGGATCTCACGCATACAGCATTCTGATTTGATGATTCTGCTAGCGCGTACCACCCCCCTGGCAGAGGTGCAGAAAAAATCAGAGGGTATGTCGATCTTTATCGTCAATCTCAAAGACGCTATTGGCAATGGCATGGCAATTCAGCCAATTGCTAATATGGTCAATCATGAAACCAATGAAGTCTTCTTTGATAACTTAGAAATTCCAGCCGAGAACCTTATTGGCGAAGAAGGTAAAGGCTTTAAGTACATCTTAGACGGTCTCAATGCTGAGCGCGTCCTCATTGCAGCTGAGTGTATTGGTGATGCCTATTGGTTCGTGGATAAATCGCGTCGCTATGCCAATGACCGTGTGGTGTTTGATCGCCCCATTGGTAAGAACCAAGGTATTCAGTTCCCCATAGCCGACTCTTTTATTGAGACTGAGGCGGCCAACCTGATGCGCTTTAAGGCATGCGAACTTTTTGATAATAATCAAGCTTGCGGTGCAGAGTCCAACATGGCGAAGTATTTAGCTGCAAAAGCTTCTTGGGAAGCGGCCAATGTTTGCCTCCAAACGCATGGTGGTTTTGGTTTTGCTACTGAATATGATGTTGAGCGTAAGTTCCGCGAGACCCGCCTCTATCAAGTTGCGCCGATCTCCACGAATTTGATCTACTCCTATGTTGCAGAGCATATTTTGGGCTTGCCACGCTCCTTCTGA
- a CDS encoding CaiB/BaiF CoA-transferase family protein, whose amino-acid sequence MSIRPLDGITVVSLEHAIAAPFCTRQLADLGARVIKVERPGAGDFARAYDERVNGMSSHFTWVNRSKESLTLDLKQESALAALKMLLKTADVLVQNLAPGAAARMGLTAELLQKDNPGLILCDISGYGNNGPYRDKKAYDLLIQSEAGFLSVTGTPETPSKAGNSIADIAAGMYAYTNVLAALLQRGKTGKGSTIDVSMLESLGEWMSYPLYYAYEGATPPPRNGASHATIYPYGPFKAGDGGTIMLGLQNDREWVLFCEVVLENQALAKDERFDKNFKRNEKRDDLLSIIDACFSKLSTEQVIAKLDQAQIANARLNDMQGLWNHDQLKARDRWVQVGSPVGPIPALLPPGSNNSFDYRMDDIPAVGQHTAAILSELGIAVSEIEAMRSQGAI is encoded by the coding sequence ATGAGTATTCGTCCTTTGGATGGCATCACAGTAGTTTCCCTAGAGCATGCTATTGCCGCTCCTTTTTGCACGCGCCAATTAGCCGATTTAGGTGCGCGCGTTATCAAGGTAGAAAGGCCCGGTGCCGGGGACTTTGCCCGCGCCTATGATGAGCGCGTCAATGGCATGTCCTCTCACTTCACTTGGGTCAATCGCTCCAAAGAAAGCTTAACCTTAGACCTCAAGCAAGAATCTGCGCTAGCAGCGCTGAAGATGCTTCTCAAAACAGCAGACGTACTGGTACAAAACCTGGCGCCTGGTGCAGCAGCACGTATGGGATTGACTGCAGAACTCTTGCAAAAAGATAATCCTGGTTTGATTTTGTGCGACATCTCAGGTTACGGAAATAACGGCCCTTATCGCGACAAAAAGGCCTATGACCTATTAATTCAAAGTGAAGCTGGGTTCTTATCCGTTACCGGCACCCCAGAGACCCCTAGTAAAGCAGGTAACTCAATTGCCGATATTGCCGCAGGCATGTATGCGTACACCAATGTACTGGCAGCTCTATTGCAACGGGGTAAGACTGGCAAGGGATCTACGATTGATGTTTCTATGCTCGAGTCTTTGGGTGAATGGATGAGTTATCCACTCTACTATGCCTATGAGGGTGCAACACCCCCTCCTCGTAATGGCGCCTCCCATGCCACGATCTATCCTTATGGGCCGTTTAAGGCTGGCGATGGCGGCACCATCATGCTGGGCTTACAAAACGATCGTGAGTGGGTTTTATTCTGTGAAGTGGTACTTGAGAATCAAGCCCTCGCCAAAGATGAGCGCTTTGATAAAAACTTCAAACGCAATGAAAAGCGCGATGATTTACTTTCCATTATTGATGCGTGTTTTAGCAAACTCAGTACCGAGCAGGTCATAGCAAAGCTGGATCAAGCGCAAATCGCCAATGCCCGACTAAACGATATGCAGGGTTTATGGAATCACGATCAACTCAAAGCACGCGATCGTTGGGTGCAAGTTGGATCACCAGTAGGCCCTATTCCAGCACTGCTTCCGCCTGGCAGCAATAATAGCTTCGACTACCGTATGGATGACATTCCTGCTGTTGGGCAGCATACCGCAGCAATCCTCTCTGAGCTTGGTATTGCCGTAAGCGAGATTGAGGCAATGCGCAGCCAAGGGGCGATTTAA
- the cls gene encoding cardiolipin synthase, with protein sequence MSILNFLLGSIFGFSLIWVPIVHAVIVILFGFRLISVRRPVGVAFAWFLIVVLFPLLGISLYILIGERPVGRKLTRKIIRMDKEYAAITAEMRKHYQADKLQLPIEGRALSLLAESKNGSPVIAGNKIELFTNSLEILQHFIDEINQAKKSLHLEFYIWALGGDADRVGEALIAAAKRGVTCKVLLDSLGSKDWFKSSWPNRFRNAGIQVTEALPIQIGRFQFRRADLRLHRKIFVIDNTVVWTGSMNMVDPRSFKQDSGVGEWVDAMVRIEGPVASQFELTFSFDWSVDNPKITHFKAAAPTPIPMDGRVLAQEFSSGPVYRDDILYQVLLSAIMDARKELTITTPYFGPDDGLIQALMAAAGRGVKVTLIVPKLNDSALVAWSSHSLYADLMDAGIHIAEFHGGLLHTKSLLIDKQVAIFGSVNFDQRSLRLNFEISLIVYNDAFCAKLETLIESYLDQSDLVDPVSWAKRPRWRVLLENAAHLASPLL encoded by the coding sequence ATGAGCATATTAAATTTTCTATTGGGCTCTATTTTTGGGTTCTCCTTAATTTGGGTCCCCATAGTTCATGCAGTCATTGTGATTCTATTTGGATTTAGATTAATTTCTGTGAGAAGGCCAGTTGGTGTTGCGTTTGCTTGGTTTTTGATTGTGGTGTTGTTTCCGCTTTTGGGTATCAGTCTCTACATCTTGATTGGTGAGCGCCCTGTAGGTCGCAAGCTGACGAGAAAAATTATTCGGATGGATAAAGAATATGCGGCCATCACGGCAGAGATGCGTAAGCACTATCAGGCCGATAAGCTACAACTACCAATCGAGGGTAGGGCTCTGAGCTTATTAGCGGAATCCAAAAATGGATCCCCTGTGATTGCTGGCAACAAGATAGAGTTATTTACGAACTCATTAGAGATACTGCAGCATTTCATTGACGAAATTAATCAGGCAAAAAAATCACTGCATTTAGAGTTTTATATCTGGGCCTTGGGTGGCGATGCCGATCGCGTTGGTGAGGCCTTAATTGCAGCAGCTAAACGCGGCGTGACTTGTAAGGTGTTATTGGATTCATTAGGCAGTAAAGACTGGTTTAAATCCAGCTGGCCTAATCGTTTCAGAAATGCTGGCATTCAAGTAACTGAGGCATTACCAATTCAAATTGGACGATTCCAATTTCGCCGTGCGGATCTCAGACTACATCGCAAAATATTTGTGATCGATAACACCGTCGTTTGGACCGGCAGTATGAATATGGTCGATCCGCGCAGTTTTAAGCAAGACTCCGGTGTGGGTGAGTGGGTGGATGCAATGGTCAGAATTGAAGGTCCGGTCGCATCTCAGTTTGAGCTGACATTCTCTTTTGATTGGAGTGTTGACAACCCGAAGATTACCCACTTTAAAGCTGCGGCGCCCACTCCTATTCCGATGGATGGACGAGTGCTTGCCCAAGAGTTTTCTTCTGGTCCGGTGTATCGCGATGACATCTTGTATCAGGTACTGCTCTCCGCCATTATGGACGCACGTAAAGAGCTCACAATTACTACGCCTTACTTTGGTCCAGATGATGGCTTGATTCAGGCGTTAATGGCAGCAGCCGGTCGCGGTGTGAAGGTCACTTTAATTGTTCCTAAATTGAACGATTCAGCGCTAGTCGCTTGGAGTAGCCATAGCCTTTATGCTGACCTGATGGATGCGGGTATTCATATCGCTGAATTTCATGGTGGTTTATTGCACACCAAGAGTTTGCTAATAGACAAGCAAGTGGCGATTTTTGGATCAGTGAATTTTGATCAGCGCAGCTTACGCCTTAATTTTGAAATCAGCTTAATTGTCTACAACGATGCGTTTTGCGCAAAACTCGAGACCCTGATTGAGTCCTACCTGGACCAATCTGATTTAGTTGATCCGGTAAGTTGGGCTAAGCGACCACGTTGGCGTGTTTTGCTGGAGAACGCGGCACACTTAGCTTCACCTCTACTTTAA
- a CDS encoding endonuclease/exonuclease/phosphatase family protein — MTQVLGRFSIMTMNVHKGLSPLHRKSTIYELRQKMRSHHPDLLFLQELQQEHRGRIRRFSHWPLTELTHFLSEDFWHDWHYGKNVEYPDGHHGNAILSKRPLHKGENYDISAYRFERRGLLHSVTQLEGNETPIHCFCVHLALFERGRERQLDEIIHYIDSLAEGGPTIVAGDFNDWRNRVSAPMRAAGFQEVFEVLTGAPAKTFPSVKPMLPMDRIYVRGLKIHSAAVLHEWLKLSDHLGITAELEII; from the coding sequence ATGACACAAGTGCTGGGTCGCTTTAGCATCATGACTATGAATGTCCACAAGGGGCTATCACCCTTGCACAGAAAATCTACTATTTATGAGTTGCGCCAAAAAATGCGTAGCCACCATCCAGACTTACTATTTTTGCAAGAGCTTCAGCAAGAGCATCGTGGGCGGATCAGGAGGTTTAGCCATTGGCCACTAACAGAGCTCACCCATTTTTTATCCGAAGACTTTTGGCATGATTGGCATTACGGTAAAAATGTTGAGTATCCAGATGGCCATCATGGCAACGCCATTCTCTCAAAGAGACCATTGCACAAGGGTGAAAACTACGATATTTCAGCCTATCGATTCGAGAGGCGAGGCTTGCTGCATAGTGTTACTCAGTTAGAAGGCAATGAAACGCCGATCCATTGTTTTTGTGTACATCTTGCTTTATTTGAAAGAGGGCGAGAGCGTCAATTGGATGAAATTATTCATTACATTGATTCGCTGGCAGAGGGTGGCCCAACCATTGTGGCGGGCGACTTTAACGATTGGCGTAATCGTGTTAGCGCCCCGATGCGTGCCGCTGGTTTTCAGGAGGTTTTTGAAGTGCTGACAGGCGCTCCTGCAAAAACCTTTCCCAGTGTGAAGCCCATGCTTCCCATGGACCGAATTTATGTGCGAGGTTTGAAAATTCACTCAGCAGCAGTTTTGCATGAGTGGTTGAAGCTATCTGATCATTTGGGTATTACTGCTGAACTGGAAATCATATGA
- a CDS encoding ABC transporter permease, translating to MLMTFQEAFGLLLHLDAGVIGIVLVSLQVSLSALLLGSILGLPIGALLATEEFKGKQTITLLLNTLMGVPTVIIGVIVYLLLSRTGPLGVWGWLFTPKGMILAQTLLTTPLIAALSRQILEDSWRIHRDSFMVLRLPRLYALKWLLWDCRFSLTIAILAGLARAISEVGAVMIVGGNIDQSTRTMTTAIALETSKGDLPLALALGIVLLGIVLMANLFTFAVRQIAERRYG from the coding sequence ATGTTGATGACCTTTCAGGAAGCTTTTGGACTACTTTTGCATTTAGATGCTGGTGTGATCGGCATTGTGCTGGTCTCACTTCAGGTCAGCTTGAGCGCTTTACTCCTCGGCAGCATTCTAGGACTACCCATTGGCGCTCTGTTAGCTACAGAGGAATTTAAGGGCAAACAAACAATTACACTCCTCTTAAATACCCTCATGGGCGTCCCAACCGTGATTATTGGCGTCATTGTGTATCTACTGCTATCAAGGACAGGGCCTTTAGGGGTGTGGGGCTGGCTTTTCACACCCAAGGGCATGATCCTAGCCCAAACACTGCTCACAACCCCCCTAATTGCCGCCCTGAGCCGCCAAATCTTAGAGGATTCTTGGAGAATTCATCGAGATTCCTTTATGGTACTTCGCCTACCCAGGCTTTACGCCCTGAAATGGCTTCTTTGGGACTGCCGTTTCTCCCTCACGATTGCCATCCTTGCTGGACTTGCCAGGGCAATATCCGAAGTGGGCGCCGTCATGATTGTTGGTGGCAATATTGATCAATCCACTCGCACCATGACAACAGCCATTGCTCTGGAAACTAGTAAAGGTGATCTCCCATTGGCGCTTGCCTTAGGCATTGTTTTACTAGGTATTGTTTTGATGGCAAATCTCTTTACATTTGCAGTTCGCCAAATTGCGGAGCGTCGCTATGGTTAA
- a CDS encoding ATP-binding cassette domain-containing protein yields the protein MVNHSEQFKQFIEFKGVIVNSNGRIILDIPHAVIPADRICACIGPNGAGKTTFLKLIDGLIKPDSGTVTHSSGSIKSSLVLHHTPMIKASARTNVAMVKDADPSIDSIAIDLVIEQIGLSHLANSPAHKLSAGEKQKLCLGRAILQKPNLILLDEPTANLDPNTTEQVEELIRQLKSRGSDVFFTSHQLAQVQRIAEYIIFIDQGQIKEKGPVGPFFADPQTQAAKRYLHQELLVD from the coding sequence ATGGTTAATCATTCTGAACAATTCAAGCAATTTATTGAGTTCAAAGGCGTCATTGTCAACAGTAATGGACGCATCATCTTGGATATCCCTCATGCGGTTATTCCTGCAGATCGAATTTGCGCTTGCATTGGGCCCAATGGCGCTGGTAAAACGACTTTCCTCAAATTAATTGATGGCTTAATCAAACCAGACTCAGGCACCGTTACCCATTCAAGCGGCTCCATCAAATCATCCTTGGTATTGCACCATACGCCAATGATTAAAGCCTCAGCACGAACTAATGTTGCGATGGTGAAAGACGCAGACCCCTCAATTGATTCTATTGCGATTGATTTGGTGATCGAGCAGATCGGACTAAGTCATCTTGCCAACAGTCCTGCGCACAAACTCTCGGCAGGTGAAAAACAAAAGCTTTGCTTGGGCCGGGCTATTTTGCAAAAACCCAACTTGATATTACTAGATGAACCTACGGCTAATCTAGATCCGAACACCACAGAACAAGTCGAAGAGCTCATTCGTCAATTGAAGTCTCGAGGCTCTGACGTCTTCTTCACATCCCACCAACTTGCACAAGTACAAAGAATCGCGGAGTACATCATCTTCATTGATCAGGGCCAAATAAAAGAAAAGGGACCCGTAGGTCCCTTCTTTGCCGATCCCCAGACACAAGCAGCTAAACGCTACTTACATCAAGAGTTGCTCGTCGACTGA
- a CDS encoding formate dehydrogenase subunit gamma gives MNRSFISVSRSWALALGVSLSLLSGVVLAERAAMPPLPSPSGIDYPKNLNEIPKGTQAQSQPANTAPKEGAIWDTANSDPYNYVSIPDKEASVLIQRAGQQWRLIRNGVITVYGAWILAIAFFGIAALFLVKGPIKLHAPMSGQKIKRFNGFERLTHWVMAASFIGLATTGMLILWGKYFVMPLMGGAAYGSFLMICKNIHNYSGPLFTLSVVIFFLLFATRNIPGKGDLNWLMTLGGALTGKHPPAGFFNMGEKIWFWFGMVVLGLTISASGFVLDMIVPFMEVQYLRGTMQLANIVHSSASILMTAMAMGHIYIGSIGMQGSSDGMMTGYVDATWAKEHHELWYDKVNK, from the coding sequence ATGAATCGATCATTTATTAGTGTCAGTCGCTCCTGGGCTTTAGCTCTTGGTGTCTCGCTAAGTCTTTTAAGTGGTGTTGTCTTGGCCGAACGCGCAGCAATGCCGCCTCTACCTAGCCCAAGCGGAATTGATTATCCAAAGAATCTCAATGAGATTCCAAAAGGCACTCAAGCGCAATCACAACCCGCAAATACGGCACCTAAAGAAGGTGCAATTTGGGATACTGCAAATAGCGATCCCTATAACTATGTCAGCATTCCTGATAAAGAAGCAAGCGTATTAATTCAACGTGCTGGTCAACAGTGGCGTTTGATTCGTAATGGTGTCATCACTGTTTACGGCGCCTGGATTCTAGCGATTGCTTTCTTTGGTATTGCTGCCCTGTTCTTGGTCAAGGGTCCAATCAAGCTTCATGCTCCGATGTCGGGACAAAAAATCAAGCGCTTCAATGGTTTTGAGCGCCTCACCCACTGGGTAATGGCTGCCAGCTTTATCGGCCTTGCTACAACTGGCATGTTGATTTTGTGGGGTAAGTACTTTGTAATGCCCTTAATGGGTGGTGCGGCTTACGGATCATTCTTGATGATTTGTAAGAATATCCATAACTACTCTGGACCATTGTTCACTTTGAGCGTTGTGATCTTCTTCTTGCTGTTTGCCACTCGCAATATCCCAGGGAAGGGTGACCTTAACTGGTTGATGACGCTTGGCGGCGCGCTGACTGGCAAGCATCCACCTGCAGGGTTCTTCAATATGGGTGAAAAAATCTGGTTCTGGTTTGGTATGGTTGTATTAGGCTTAACGATCTCAGCTTCAGGATTCGTGCTCGATATGATCGTACCGTTCATGGAGGTACAGTATCTTCGTGGCACCATGCAGCTGGCGAATATCGTTCATAGCTCTGCCTCTATTTTGATGACTGCGATGGCAATGGGTCACATCTACATTGGTTCTATCGGTATGCAAGGCTCCTCAGACGGCATGATGACTGGCTATGTTGATGCTACCTGGGCTAAGGAGCACCATGAGCTCTGGTACGACAAAGTTAATAAATAA